The stretch of DNA GGCTGCATCTCCAACCCCAACAACTACATGCACACACACAAACAAATATACACACAAGCACATATACAGACTTGAGCAACTTTGTCCCTCTTTGGCAAATGAACCGGGAGGTGGTCTCTGGCGTACCCGAGGAACAACGGCTTACTCGTTAGGTGGTCTCTTCTCATTGATGCTGTCAATTTGTTTAACTTTGGTAAATTTTTCCAACTCGTTTTCTAATCCTTCCTTTCCACTTAACAATAAACCGACGGGTATTCTATAACCTGGGCTACATCCTTTAAGTTGTACAATGAGctcattttcttttctgaGGGTTCTAAATACTCTCATGAGTCTTCCCACTGATtgaactttttttcttaaagcATCCGATCTATCCTTAGCAGTTTGTCCTTCATCATTTGTCTTATTTatgttatcattatcattaatattatcgTTACCATTACTTTGaccattatcattattaccaGAGATATTGTTATCTACATATTTTCTAAGATTATCCTGGAGTGATGATTGTgcatcatttaaaaattgttcatCTGTGTTTTTATCAGCATTAGCATAATTTAAAGCTTctaactttttattattttcctcaATATAATTAAGAATCTGTAGGACTTCCGCTGGCaatataatatcattaacAGCTCCATCCTCATCTGAGTTACTAATACTCGAGTTCAAAATGGAATACAGCATTTCTGTTACTTTCTCACTAACAAAAGGTAATGACCATGTAAAAAGGTTCATAAAATTTGGTAGATGATAAGGATGAGGAGAGAAACTAAACTGTTGAATGTTTAGAGTATTACTCTCAAATTTTAAAACTGCCcctttgttattatatacatcACAATAGTTAGGTGCAGAAAATATTGTTATGACTATTGGAAAACCAGTTTTCAAATTTGTCTGATGCATTTTATATCCTTCTAATTGTGCTTCATGTGCTCTTATAATAGATAataatccatttttttctaaaaatgtaGTTGCTGCATTATATCCAAAAAAATAACTACATCCTCTTACATCATTTGGGAAATAAGACTCAGTTTTAATAGTATGCTCTTCCTTATCTTCATCAATTGGATCTGACCATAATATATCACAAAATATACCTGACCTTGGTGGTTCCTGAAATCTTGTAAATGAACATATttgatttaataatattaactcAGGTGATAAACCACCATGTACACCTAaaaattttccatttattaCTGCTGATAATGGAATTGTATCAAAGGATTCCATAAAAGCATAATATACTActat from Plasmodium malariae genome assembly, chromosome: 1 encodes:
- the PmUG01_01029100 gene encoding serine/threonine protein phosphatase 2B catalytic subunit A, putative, whose translation is MEPLPDPKNDRQVKEVEPPPAKPLSMELLYPNGPEEPPDYKALREHLKKEGRIRKEDCLDIIKKVIDIVSNEPNLLRLQDPITIVGDIHGQYYDLLKLLEVGGNPDNTQFLFLGDYVDRGSFSIEVLLLLYALKINFPDRIWLIRGNHECRQMTTFFNFRDECEYKYDIVVYYAFMESFDTIPLSAVINGKFLGVHGGLSPELILLNQICSFTRFQEPPRSGIFCDILWSDPIDEDKEEHTIKTESYFPNDVRGCSYFFGYNAATTFLEKNGLLSIIRAHEAQLEGYKMHQTNLKTGFPIVITIFSAPNYCDVYNNKGAVLKFESNTLNIQQFSFSPHPYHLPNFMNLFTWSLPFVSEKVTEMLYSILNSSISNSDEDGAVNDIILPAEVLQILNYIEENNKKLEALNYANADKNTDEQFLNDAQSSLQDNLRKYVDNNISGNNDNGQSNGNDNINDNDNINKTNDEGQTAKDRSDALRKKVQSVGRLMRVFRTLRKENELIVQLKGCSPGYRIPVGLLLSGKEGLENELEKFTKVKQIDSINEKRPPNE